In the Nocardia asteroides genome, GGTGTGCTCGCGCTCGGCAGCGGCCTCGCCCTCGCCGCCCTCGCGGCCTGGCTCATCGCCAGGGCCTGGCAGATGCCGCCGGTCCTCGACCTCACCGTCGCCGTGGTGGCCGTGCGCGCGCTGGGAATCTCGCGCGGCCTCTGCCGCTACCTGGAGCGCCTCGCCACCCACGATGTCGCGCTGCGCGCGCAGAACACCGCCCGCACCGCCACCTACCGCACCCTGGCCGGCTCGCGGAGCTGGCTGCGCCGCCGCGACCGCGCCGACGCCACCGTGCTGCGCCGTGGCGACCTGCTGGTGCGCATCGGCGCCGACATCGACGACCTCGGCGCCGTCGTGGTCCGCGCCGTCGTGCCGTGTGCGGTGGCGCTGGTGCTCTCGGCCGCCGCCGTCCTGCTGCTCGCCCTGCTCGCCCCGCTCGCCGCCCTGGTCCTCGCGGCGGCACTGCTGGTCTCCGCGCTGCTCGCGCCGTGGCTCGCCGCCACCGCGGCCGCCGACGCCGAGCGGGCGGTGCGCGCCGACCGCGCCGAGTTCACCGCCCGCGCCGTCACCGTGCTCGACCACGCGCCGGAGCTCCGGGTCGCAGGCCGCCTCCCGGAGGCCATGGCCGCGGCCGCCGCCGCAGGCACCCGCGCCGTCGCCGCCGAGGACCGCGCCGCCTCGCGCAGCGCGTGGGCGGCCGCCGCGCTACCGGCGAGCATCGGCGTCAGCGTGCTCGGCGCCCTGCTCACCGGGCTGGCCGTGTACGGCCCCACCGGCGGCACCCCCGCCGGGATGACCCCGATGGCGCTCACCATGCTCGTCCTGGTCCCGCTCTCCGCCTTCGAGGCGGTGGCCGCCCTCCCCGCGGCCGCCCAGGCCCTCACCACCGGCCGCGCCGCCCTGCACCGGCTCCGCGCGCTCGACCCGCCCGACGATGCGTCGGCAGCCGATCCGATGCGGTCCGCCCCGCGGCTCCCCGAACGCCCCCGCGACGCGAAGCGGATCGCCGTCATCGGCCCCAGCGGCGCGGGCAAGACCACCCTGCTCATGCACTGGGCGGGCCTCTTCGGCACCCCCGAACCGGGCACCACCTTCTTCGCCGAGGACGCCCACCTCTTCGGCACCTCGATCCTGGAGAACCTCCGCGTCGCCCGCGGCGACATCACCGAGCCCGAGGCCACCGAGGCGCTCCGCGCGGTCGGCCTCGGCGACTGGCTGACGACCCTCCCCGACGGCCTGCACACCGTCCTCACCGGTGGCGCCGCCGCGGTCTCCGGCGGCCAGCGCCGCAGGCTCCTGCTGGCCCGCGCCCTGCTCGCCCCCGCCGAGGTCCTGCTCCTCGACGAACCCACCGAGCACCTGGAGGCCGAA is a window encoding:
- a CDS encoding ATP-binding cassette domain-containing protein, with the translated sequence MSAGAIRRLRADLRDLRELLAWNPWRLGTAIAWGVLALGSGLALAALAAWLIARAWQMPPVLDLTVAVVAVRALGISRGLCRYLERLATHDVALRAQNTARTATYRTLAGSRSWLRRRDRADATVLRRGDLLVRIGADIDDLGAVVVRAVVPCAVALVLSAAAVLLLALLAPLAALVLAAALLVSALLAPWLAATAAADAERAVRADRAEFTARAVTVLDHAPELRVAGRLPEAMAAAAAAGTRAVAAEDRAASRSAWAAAALPASIGVSVLGALLTGLAVYGPTGGTPAGMTPMALTMLVLVPLSAFEAVAALPAAAQALTTGRAALHRLRALDPPDDASAADPMRSAPRLPERPRDAKRIAVIGPSGAGKTTLLMHWAGLFGTPEPGTTFFAEDAHLFGTSILENLRVARGDITEPEATEALRAVGLGDWLTTLPDGLHTVLTGGAAAVSGGQRRRLLLARALLAPAEVLLLDEPTEHLEAEAGAALLRRLLDPDDPLVPPGRTVVVVTHQLPDTHRADLVLRLSALGENLLPVS